ATTGAATCTTTTAACGTTTTCGCTTCTTTCAGCATCAAGTCTCTTTCTGCACGGGCTTCTTTCATCAATTCCTCGTTCTGTGCAGCTAAGCGTACCATTTCCTGTTTCGCTAATTCAGCTTTGTTTAAAGCCTCATCAATATTATGCTCACGTTCTTTGATAGCCGCTAATACAGGTTTCCATGCAAACTTGGCCAAAACAAACATCAACAATAGAAATGCTATTGTCTGAAAAACAACTAAACCAATTTCCGGTACTAATAATTCCATCTAAGTATATATATTAAATCTTTATTTCTTAAATCATAGTATGTACTTTGCAGCAATCCTGCAAAGTACATGACCATTTTTTTTAGTTGGCAATTAATGCAACAACTACTGCGAAAAGAGCAACCGCTTCAACGAAAGCAGCAGCGATTAACATCGCAGTTTGAATTTTAGAGGCTGCTTCTGGTTGACGAGCAATACCTTCCATAGCTGAACTACCGATTTTTCCGATACCTACTCCAGCGCCAATAGCAGCTAAACCAGCACCAATTGCAGCAATACTTCCTGTAATCATGATTATATATATTAATTGTTGTTAAAAAATTCTAATTAATGGTGTTCTTCTATCGCCATTCCAATGAATAACGCAGATAACATAGTAAAAATAAACGCTTGTATAAAAGCAACAAGCAATTCGATTGCTCCGATAAACAATGCAAATGGAACCGATACTAACGAAACATAAACAGAGTTGAAAACGAAGATCAAACCAATCAGTGATAACATCAGAATGTGACCAGCGGTGATGTTTGCAAATAAACGAATGGCAAGTGCAATAGGTTTAGTGAATACACCAATGATCTCAACAGGTACCAATACGATATATAACCACCATGGTACATCAGGAGTAAAGATGTGCTTCCAGTAATATTTATTACCGTTGGTTACCACAATGATTAAAGTGATCACTGACAATACCGCAGTAACTGCAATATTTCCTGTTAAGTTAGCCCCTCCCGGAAGGAATGGAACCAGACCCAGCATGTTGTTGATCCAGATAAAGAAAAACACAGTTAACAGGTATGGCATGAAACGCTCATACTTGTGTCCTAAGTTTGGCCTTGCGATATCATCACGTACAAACAGGATAAGCGGCTCAACCCAGGATTGTAATCCTTTTGGAGATTTACCTGCTCTCTTTTTGTAACCGTTGGCTACATTAAGAAATACAAGAAGCATAACAACTACCGAAAGTATTAAAGTACATACGTTCTTAGTGATAGAGAAATCAAGAGGGCGTGCATTTGCTACATGGTGATCAGCACCAAGTTCTACATATTCTCCTTCTGCGTTTGCAGTTTCAGAGGCATAGTAAATCTTTTCGTGCAATTTCACAAAACGCTGGCCGGCACGTTCGATTACTAATTTCGCTTCATCATCTCCATGAAACTCATTAGAATTAAACATCACCAATCCACCTTGCGTATACAAAATGACAGGCAGGCCAATAAAAGTATCCCCGATTACATGCCAGCTATGCGAATCCGCAATGTGGTGTAAGGCGAACTTACCTAAATTGAACTTCTTCTCAGCCTCTGGTTCGGCGTGAGCGGCTACGGTTGCTTTCGATGTGTCTTCCTGTGCATATAACAGGGGTGTTACAAAGAATAACGCTAAAAAAAGCGTAAAAACAAGGGTTAACCTATTAACTTTAAAATCAAAAACGTGGCTACAATCCATTTACTGGCAGATTTTTACTTATTATTTTGGTGGCGCAAGTTACATAACAGCGAGTATATTTCAAAGAAGCTGAACAATAAATATAAAGAAAAAAAGTTGAGGGCGAAAACCAACCCCTTTTCTTTAGTGTTCAGGCTGTAAATCAGTACAAAAGCCATAGAAAATATCATTTTCAAAACAATTGATCCCATAATCGCCATAATACCTGTCTCCGGATCCATTTTTATCCCCAGATAAGCCATCACATAGGCTATATAGGTGAGTCCTCCTATAAAACCAAACAGCAACCAGAACTTCTTAGCGAGTAAGGTAACATTTGGAAATAATACAGGTAAGGCAAAAGCGACCCCGACAAGGAGCAGCGAATAAATCAGATAGTACAACGTAAACTTTAAAACACTCAAAATACTTTTTTTTGACAAAAGTATTAAAATTAACAGACAATATAGGTGTTAGTCTTTACTATTCAGTTGTCTGATAACCTGATATAAGGAAATGATCACTCCCAAAAGGCCGAGCAGCGCCGTAAAAATCATTTTATCAGTATTTCTATACTGGTCAATTTTATAACCCGCAAAAGCAAATATGCCAATGGTAGCCAGCATCTGGAAACCCATCCCGGTATACTTTACAAAATTTGCTGATTTTTTCTCTTTTGGCTCGTCATTCATGAGGTTAATGTATTTAGCGGCTATAAAATAGAAGGAGGTAATAAATTTATAACAGCTTCTTAAACGGGCTCTTATAAAAAATTAATAATTTGCACAGAAATATTGATGAATAAAATATTTTTGCATACATTCTATCATATTTTAAATGTTGACTCAAACTACTTATTTGAAGAATCTCCGACGCTCCAGTTTGAAATTGTTATTATTTTACCTGGGAAGCTCTTTATTAGTGGCTTGTAGTACGCCTAAAGATACGGCAACAAGCAGGGCTATGCAAAATTTAACTGCACGTTATAACTATATTTATAACGCGAATGTTATTCTTAACAATTACGAGGAAGAATCGTATACCAACTATATAGACAACTACAGTGACGTTTTACCCATCTATACTGATCCTGAAAAGTTCAGTTCAGAAAGCGTCCTCCATGCACCAGCCAATGACAGGGCACTGGATGCCATCATCAAAAAATCAAGAGCCATTATTGCTGATAAAGCTTTCAGTAATTATATAGATGATGCTTACCTGCTATTGGGTAAAGCCTATTATCTTAAAACCAATTATTTCGTAGCCGAAGAATACTTCGATTATACCGCCAAAACCTATACGAAAGACATGAATGTGCTGATTACGGCACAAAACTGGAAAGCAAGAAGTTTGATGCAGCTCAATAATATGGATGATGCCGCAATTATTCTTGATACCGTTTATGATAACCTGGAACTGGTAAAGAAAAAAAGATCTGAACCTTACGGAACTATTGCGCAATCTTATATCTATCAGAACAGATACAACGACGCCATCCCGATTCTGGAAAAAGCAGTCAAAGAAAGTCAGCTGCACCGCAACCGTATCCGCTGGACTTATATCCTGGCGCAGTTGTATGAGCGTCAAAAAAAGTACAAAGAAGCTTTAGCGCTTTATACTAAAGTACAAAAAAGTAATGCTGGCTTTGAATTATACTTTAATGCGAACCTGAACAGAATTAAAGTTACGGGGATCCTTAACGGAGAACACCTGAACCGGAAGAAGGAATTGCTGGCTTTACTTAAAGATGATAAGAACCTGGACTATCATGACCAGATTTACTATCAGATTGCGGAAGACTATGCCGAAGAAAATAATATCACCGAAGCAGAAAAGTTCTATAAGTTATCTATCCGGAACAGTACCAGGAACAATTATCAAAAAGGGTTATCTTATTTGAGGATGGCTGACCTTAATTTTAATAAGCACAAAGATTTTCTGAAAGCAAAAGCATACTATGACAGTACAGTAACGGTATTGCCAAAGAATTATCCCGGATATGCACAAATCGTAAAAAAGAGTCAGAACCTGGAATATATCACTGACAGGTACGATGTTATTGCTTACCAGGACACCCTGCAAATGCTTGCTAAACTTCCTGAGGCGGAGCGTATCGCCAAAATCAAAAACCTGACGAAGATTAAAGTGGCTGTAGCTGGAAATAACGGAGCTTTCAGGAATAATCTTTTTCCGGACGCGACGCGGCGTAACAATGCGGGCGCACCAGCAACAAGTTCCTTTTACTTTAGTAACCCAGCTGCTTTAAGCAGAGGTTATACAGACTTTCTGACTAAATGGGGCAATAGAAAACAAGAAGATAACTGGAGACAGAGTATCAAATCATCTTCACAAACCACTTCCGAAAGTATTGCTAAAGTAGAGAATGATGGCTACCCGACAGACAAAATCGGGATGGAGAAAACGATAGCTGATAAAGATACGACAGGTAAAAAATACATGGCTGCCGTTCCGCTGACTGTTGAAGCGGTCAAAGCTTCGAATGAAAAAATAATTGACGCTTATTACGAAATTGCAAGTTTCTATCAGCAGGAACTGGATGATCAGCCTGAGGCCATCCGGATCTATCAATTGATATTAAGCAGATTTCCTGATAACAGCCATCTGGGTTCTGTTTATTATAGTTTATACCTGTGTTATCAAAAAACAGATCCTGCGAATGCGGCTAAATATAAAGCATTGGTACTGGACAAGTTTCCAGGTAGTGTTTACGCAAAAACGATCCTTGATCCGGACTATTCTATCAAACAGTCTGATCTTGAAGCCGCAGGAATTAAAAGATACAACCAGGTATTCGAATTGTATGAAGGAAAAGCATTTCCTTCGGTGATTACTGAGGTGAATACTACGGTTCAGCAATATCCGGCTGGTTCGATCAATCCTCAATTGAGTTATCTGAGAGCTATAGCCATTGGAAGAACACAACAGATTGATAGCTTAACAGCAGCATTTAAGGCGATTACCAACGCTTATCCGGACGATAAATTAATCGTCCCGCTGGTTAAAGAACACCTGGCTTATATTGCTACACACCAGGGTGAATTCCGTAAAAGAAGAGTTGCATTACCAGACTTTGATCCGGCTGAACCTCGCTTCTTTACTTCAGCTCCTGTAGCCGAAAAAACGGTTCAACCGATTGCTCAACCTGATCTTCAGCCCATTGCAAAACCGGTAAAGGAAGACGTTACTGCGGCTGCTAAACCAAACGTTACTCAACCAACTGTGATTAAGGAGCCGTCAGCCATTACCAAACAGGTTCCGGTTGTTCCACCGGTAACTACTAAAGATATCCCGGTTACTCAGCCGCAGGTAGCCGTTGTTAAAACCGATGTTCCACCAGCTACCCAACCTGTACCTGTTCCGGAAACACCTGTTGCGGCTGTAGTTACTCCGGAAATCACAACCCCTGTTCCGGTAAAAACGGCAGAAGTTCCTGCTCCGCGTCCGGTTATTATAGATAAAACATTCAGTACAGAAATATCTAAAGTCTATTATTTTGTGATTGATGTGGCAGATGCCAGCCTGACCTTAAGCTCTTCACGATTTGGAATCGGCCAATTTAACCGCGGAAACTTCCCGGGAGCAGGTTTGAAACATCAATTAACAGAATTTGACAATGACCAACTGATATATGTTGGGAACTTTCTTAGTTTTGCAGAAGCAAAAAGTTACGCTGACGGAATAACTCCTCAATTAAAACAGATCATGAAAGTCCCTGCTGGCACGTACAGCAGTTTCATTATCAGTAAGGAGAATTTCGAAAAGCTCCGGAACAAGGATCTGGTAACTAAATATTTAGATTTCTACAAAAACAATTACTAAAAATGACCAAAAATATTTCGGCGGCAGAGATAAAAAGCTATAATATTACGCTCTGGAAGTTACTGATAGGTGCAATGATCCTGTTTGCAATCTTTATTGTTGCAATCGGCTTTGGGCTATTTGGAACGCTGCCTTCTTTCAGAGATATTGAACACCCTAAAAGTAATCAAGCTACTGAAATATTAACTGAAGATAAAAGGGTATTAGGTACCTATTTTGTACAAAACCGCTCTAATGTAACTTATCCCGAAATTTCTCAGAATGTAATTAATGCGCTGATTTCTACAGAAGATACCAGGTTTAAAGAACATTCAGGAATTGACTTCAAGCGTACTTTCACGATTATATTTTACAATTTAGTGGGTAAAAAACAAGGGGCAAGTACAATTACACAACAATTAGCCCTTAACCTTTTCTCGGAAGAAGGCCGTCAAAAGAATTTCTTCAAACGTTTAATGCAGAAATTCCAGGAATGGATTGTCGCGGTAAAACTGGAACGTAACTTTACCAAAGAAGAGATTATTACGATGTACCTGAATACTGTGGATTTTGGTAACCAGGCTTATGGAATTAAATCTGCGGCAAGAGTTTATTTCAATACCACACCAGACCAGCTAACGGTAGCACAGGCAGCTACGTTGGTCGGGCTGCAAAAAGGAATTACCCGCTACTCTCCTACCCGTAACCCGGAAAGATCATTAGCCAGACGAAATACAGTCATGTCAAATATGGTTAAAGAAGACCTGCTGACCCAACAACAGTTTGACGAAGAAAAAGCAAAACCTTTAGCCCTTAAATTCAGTGCAGCAACTGTAAATGATGGAATTGCTCCGTATTTCAGAGCGGTATTGAAAAATGATATTAAGAAAATCTTCCAGGAACGCTCTATCTTAAAAGCAGATGGTACGCCATATGATCTGGACAGAGACGGACTAAAAATTATCACGACCATCAATTACGACATGCAAGTCTATGCCGAAGAAGCGCAAAGGGATGCGATGAAAGTTTTACAGGCACAATTTACAAAAGGCTGGAAAGGTAGAAACCCTTTCAAGGACAAAGAAATGCAGATTGAGCAGGGTATTAAAAGATCTGACCGCTATAAAGCTTTACAGCTGGAAGGAAAATCGGAGTCAGAAATTAAAGCAGACTTCAATACCCCGACCGAAATGAGCATTTTCACGTGGAAAGGAAATCTGGATACGCTGATGAAACCGGTGGATTCGGTAAAATATTATAAACTGCTGTTAAGAAATGCCATGATGGCAATGGATCCGAAAACAGGATACGTTAAAGCATGGGTTGGCGGTATCAATTACGAACATTTCAAATACGACCAGGTTAAAATGGGAACCAGGCAAGTCGGTTCAACAGCTAAACCTTTTACTTATTCGGTAGCTATAGAAAATGGTTATTCGCCGTGTTACCAGGTCTTGAATGAGCCGGTAACAATTGAAGTTCCGGGCAGTGCGCCATGGACGCCAAAATCGGGCGGTACTCTACCGGGTTACATTACTTTGCAGAAAGCCCTCGCCTTCTCTCAGAATTATATCGCTGCTTACCTGATGAAGCAAGTAGGCCCTACTGCGGTCGCTACATTGGCTAAAAGAATGGGGATCACTTCAAATGTACCTGCTTATCCATCTATCGCGTTAGGCTCATTTGATGCCTCTGTATTTGATATGGTAGGCGCTTATAGTGTATTTGCAAATAAAGGTGTCTGGACGCAACCAACTTATATTTTAAGAATAGAAGATAAAAACGGAGTGGTACTGTTCTCTCAAACGCCACAAAAACACCCTGCAATGAACGAAGATGTTGCTTATGTGATGACACGTATGCTGGAAGGTGTAGTGAAAACCGGTTATGGTTATGGCCTGATCAGTAAATACGGGTTGAAAAACCCTATTGGTGGTAAAACCGGAACGACACAGAATAACTCTGATGGATGGTTCGTAGGGATTACCCCTGATCTGGTTGCCGGCGTGTGGACAGGTTGCGAAGACCGTGCATTTCACTTTATCAGTACCAGAGAAGGTGAAGGTTCTAAAACAGCCATGCCTATTTTTGGTGGTTTCTTAAAGAAAGTCTATGCCAATCCTAAATTAAAAGTAGGCAAAGGCGACTTTGAAGTCCCTAAAAGCGGTGTATCTATCACTTACGATTGTAACCAATATCAACAGCAACAAACGGATACTACAGAACTGGACAAGAAGCTGGGTTTTTAAATGAGCATTTTTGATTACAAAAAGGCATTAGCCGATATTCCGCATAAACCCGGTGTTTATCAATACTGGGATCAGGAAGATACGCTCATTTATATTGGCAAGGCCAAAGATTTAAGAAACCGTGTCGGCTCTTATTTCAATCAGGACAACCAGATGAATGGTAAAACGCGGGTATTGGTTTCCAAGATCCGCAAGATTACTTTTACCATTGTTGATACTGAAATTGATGCCTGGCTGCTGGAAAACAGCCTGATTAAAAAACATCAGCCAAGGTATAATATCATGCTGAAAGATGATAAGACCTATCCATGGATTATTATCAAGAAAGAACCCTTTCCGCGTTTATACTGGACACGGAAAATGATCAAAGATGGTTCCACTTATTTTGGCCCTTATGCCTCTGTAGGGATGATGCATACCATTCTTGACCTGATTAAAGAAACCTATCCTTTACGTACCTGTAATCTTCCGCTAACGGACGAGAACATCCATGCCGGCAAATTCAAAGTCTGCCTGGAATATCAGATTGGCAATTGTAAGGGACCTTGTCAGGCTTATCAATCGGACGAAGATTATGATCAGAGTATAGCGGAGATCAAAGATATTCTGAATGGAAAAATCGGTAATGTAATCAAGGATGTAAAGCTGGTCATCAAAAAAGCAGTCGACGAACTAAATTTTGAATATGCCCATCAATATCAAAAAAAGTTACTGGTCTTAGAAAAGTATCAAAGTAAATCAACTGTAGTCAACAGCTCAATCACCAATGTAGATGTGGTGAGCATTGCTTCTGATGAGCGTTACGCTTTTGTCAATTACTTAAAGATCATGAATGGAAGTATCATTCAGACGCAAACGATAGAGATCAAAAAACGTCTGGACGAATCTGATGAAGAACTGCTTACCCTGGCTATTACTGAATTCAGGACGAAGTTCAGCAGTACTTCCAGAGAGATTATCGTTCCTTTTGATATTAAACTGAAGGATGAAAATTTAAAGTTTACTGTTCCCAAGCTGGGTGAAAAGAAAAACCTGCTGGAACTTTCCCATAAAAATGTATTGTTCTTTAGACGTGAAAAGCTGAACCAATATGAAAAGCTAAATCCTGATTTAAGGTCTGAACGCATTTTAACACAAATGCAAAAAGATCTGATGCTGACCCAGCTGCCTGTTCATATTGAATGTTTTGATAACTCGAATTTCCAAGGTGCTTATCCTGTTTCAGCAATCGTGGTCTTTAAAGATGCCAAACCATCTAAAAAAGATTACAGGCACTTCAATGTGAAAACAGTAGAAGGCCCGAATGATTTTGCGACGATGGAAGAAGCTGTTTACAGGCGATATAAGCGCATGTTAGAAGAAGAGGAGTCATTACCTCAATTAATCATCATTGATGGTGGTAAAGGCCAGCTATCGTCCGCAGTAAGCAGTTTAAAGAAATTAGGGATAGAACATAAAGTTACGGTCATCGGTATCGCTAAAAGACTGGAAGAATTATATTATCCGGGAGATAGCTATCCGCTGCATCTGGACAAGAAATCGGAGACGTTAAAGGTTATTCAGCAGCTCCGTGATGAGGCCCACCGTTTTGGGATTACTTTCCACAGAAAGAAAAGAGATCAGGGCACTTTAAAGACCGAACTGGAGGATATTCCCGGTATTGGCAAAACCACTGCCGATAAGCTTTTACGCCAGTTTAAATCGGTTAAAAAGATCAGAGAAGCTACAGAAGCTGAATTGGAAAACGTACTGAACAAAGCACAGGTTAAAACCTTACTGGCTCATTTCGCTCCGAAGACTACTTAAACCCAAAGAAAAAGCGCCGCTATCTAATGATAACGGCGCTTTTATATTTTTATTTGATCAGGATCTTAGTATTCCCACAAACTTTGTTCGTAGTCTGCCATCCCTTTTTTAATCCTTTCAGATTCGTATAATTTTCTTGGATCTTTAGGATCAGTCTGATTCAGGATCTCCACGATTGTTTTATTGGCAGGGTTTGTCTCTTTCACAATATTACTCGAGAACAGCCGTCTGACAAAGAAATCATCGAAAGTTAATACTGACGCATCATTGGATGGATCCTGTAATTTTTTCTTACTTAATATAGTCCGGGCTTCATCGTAATAGATCCAGAATACGGGCTGCCAGTTACCTTCTACCATTTTCATAGGGGCAAGGCCGACAATACGTGGTTCAAAGATTGATCTTTTAACATCCAGAATCCAGTCTTCTTTAATTCTGTATTTTAAGAATTCATCCGCTCTTAAGCGTTTCAATACCGGATCTCCTATTTTACCTTTTTCATCAGCTTCTCCTTCAGAAGTCCCTCTTGCATTTCTCAATGCTTCGGCCGAAGTCAAAGCAATCTTGAAAGAGTCATTATCTTCCAATACTTTTCCAGCAGTGGTATCTTTAGGGGAATAAGCTGTTAACTCCTCATTTCCAATTGCTTCCAGCAGGATTTCTATCAATTTAGAGCTTTCAGTATTCAATACTGAATTGATAGTATCACGTAAATCAATTTCTCTCCAGATACGTTTAGAATAAAACACATCTTCTTCTCTGACATCTGCGTAAGGAACCATTACACTGCTATCTACATCTTTTCTCGCAAAGAAACCATCTTTTGGAGGAGTCTTAATCTTCGATTTTTTAAGCAAAGGTGTTGTCGCTGCCGCCGCTGTTGTAGCAACCGGTGCATTAACCGATGGTGTATTTACGGCCGGGGTGTTTACAACCGGTGTATTCACAGCAGGGGTACTAACTACTGGCGTATTAATCGGTACAGCTGTTTCAGGCGCTGGTTTAGCTGCATCTGTAGCAGGTACCGTAACCGCGTCTGTAGCAGGAGCCGATTTTGTTGGCTTTACCTTCGGACGCTGACTAACGATTGGTTTTACAGGTTTGCTCTGAGCGAACACCCCGGTTCCCACGAACAACAGGATAATCAGATATAGAAATTGTTTCATCTTGATTCTATTTAGCTGTAAATGTGATACCATCTAAATTCTTTTGTCTGCCGTCAGGTCCTTCAGCGATGATATCTTTAAAGATTACTGTCGCTCCTGGTTTAATCGAATTCAAAGCACCTTTGATCTGACCGCTAAATGAACCGCCACTATTAGGGATATTCACCGCATCCGATCTTGGATTAATAAAAGTAGCGTTAAACCTGATTACTTTATATTTAATGTCAAACACGAAATCATCCAGCTGTGTCTCAATTGCGCCAGATCTTGCTAACCATTCCAACTCAACATTTCCACCAGATTTACCTTTAATAAAGGCTTTTGGTGTTGGTAATGCTTTTACTCTGAATTCTTGTGAGCCTAAGTTCACAGTTTTACCAGCATTATTTGCAGTTACATTGATATGAACCGTTTTACCGATCTGATCACCTCCAACACTCACTGAATATTTACCGTTCGAGCCACTCATTGAGCCGCCTGAAATACTTGCTTTCACACTTTCCAAAGGAAAACCTGCCGCAGAAACAGAAAACGGATTTGGA
The DNA window shown above is from Pedobacter cryoconitis and carries:
- the atpF gene encoding F0F1 ATP synthase subunit B translates to MELLVPEIGLVVFQTIAFLLLMFVLAKFAWKPVLAAIKEREHNIDEALNKAELAKQEMVRLAAQNEELMKEARAERDLMLKEAKTLKDSIVNEAKHSAQTEGAKLIEKARIEIENQKKAALAELKDQVSSLSIDIAERVLRNQLADKAKQQDFVADLLKDIELN
- the atpE gene encoding ATP synthase F0 subunit C, with protein sequence MTGSIAAIGAGLAAIGAGVGIGKIGSSAMEGIARQPEAASKIQTAMLIAAAFVEAVALFAVVVALIAN
- the atpB gene encoding F0F1 ATP synthase subunit A, with the protein product MDCSHVFDFKVNRLTLVFTLFLALFFVTPLLYAQEDTSKATVAAHAEPEAEKKFNLGKFALHHIADSHSWHVIGDTFIGLPVILYTQGGLVMFNSNEFHGDDEAKLVIERAGQRFVKLHEKIYYASETANAEGEYVELGADHHVANARPLDFSITKNVCTLILSVVVMLLVFLNVANGYKKRAGKSPKGLQSWVEPLILFVRDDIARPNLGHKYERFMPYLLTVFFFIWINNMLGLVPFLPGGANLTGNIAVTAVLSVITLIIVVTNGNKYYWKHIFTPDVPWWLYIVLVPVEIIGVFTKPIALAIRLFANITAGHILMLSLIGLIFVFNSVYVSLVSVPFALFIGAIELLVAFIQAFIFTMLSALFIGMAIEEHH
- a CDS encoding AtpZ/AtpI family protein; this translates as MNDEPKEKKSANFVKYTGMGFQMLATIGIFAFAGYKIDQYRNTDKMIFTALLGLLGVIISLYQVIRQLNSKD
- a CDS encoding tetratricopeptide repeat protein, with product MKNLRRSSLKLLLFYLGSSLLVACSTPKDTATSRAMQNLTARYNYIYNANVILNNYEEESYTNYIDNYSDVLPIYTDPEKFSSESVLHAPANDRALDAIIKKSRAIIADKAFSNYIDDAYLLLGKAYYLKTNYFVAEEYFDYTAKTYTKDMNVLITAQNWKARSLMQLNNMDDAAIILDTVYDNLELVKKKRSEPYGTIAQSYIYQNRYNDAIPILEKAVKESQLHRNRIRWTYILAQLYERQKKYKEALALYTKVQKSNAGFELYFNANLNRIKVTGILNGEHLNRKKELLALLKDDKNLDYHDQIYYQIAEDYAEENNITEAEKFYKLSIRNSTRNNYQKGLSYLRMADLNFNKHKDFLKAKAYYDSTVTVLPKNYPGYAQIVKKSQNLEYITDRYDVIAYQDTLQMLAKLPEAERIAKIKNLTKIKVAVAGNNGAFRNNLFPDATRRNNAGAPATSSFYFSNPAALSRGYTDFLTKWGNRKQEDNWRQSIKSSSQTTSESIAKVENDGYPTDKIGMEKTIADKDTTGKKYMAAVPLTVEAVKASNEKIIDAYYEIASFYQQELDDQPEAIRIYQLILSRFPDNSHLGSVYYSLYLCYQKTDPANAAKYKALVLDKFPGSVYAKTILDPDYSIKQSDLEAAGIKRYNQVFELYEGKAFPSVITEVNTTVQQYPAGSINPQLSYLRAIAIGRTQQIDSLTAAFKAITNAYPDDKLIVPLVKEHLAYIATHQGEFRKRRVALPDFDPAEPRFFTSAPVAEKTVQPIAQPDLQPIAKPVKEDVTAAAKPNVTQPTVIKEPSAITKQVPVVPPVTTKDIPVTQPQVAVVKTDVPPATQPVPVPETPVAAVVTPEITTPVPVKTAEVPAPRPVIIDKTFSTEISKVYYFVIDVADASLTLSSSRFGIGQFNRGNFPGAGLKHQLTEFDNDQLIYVGNFLSFAEAKSYADGITPQLKQIMKVPAGTYSSFIISKENFEKLRNKDLVTKYLDFYKNNY
- a CDS encoding penicillin-binding protein 1A, yielding MTKNISAAEIKSYNITLWKLLIGAMILFAIFIVAIGFGLFGTLPSFRDIEHPKSNQATEILTEDKRVLGTYFVQNRSNVTYPEISQNVINALISTEDTRFKEHSGIDFKRTFTIIFYNLVGKKQGASTITQQLALNLFSEEGRQKNFFKRLMQKFQEWIVAVKLERNFTKEEIITMYLNTVDFGNQAYGIKSAARVYFNTTPDQLTVAQAATLVGLQKGITRYSPTRNPERSLARRNTVMSNMVKEDLLTQQQFDEEKAKPLALKFSAATVNDGIAPYFRAVLKNDIKKIFQERSILKADGTPYDLDRDGLKIITTINYDMQVYAEEAQRDAMKVLQAQFTKGWKGRNPFKDKEMQIEQGIKRSDRYKALQLEGKSESEIKADFNTPTEMSIFTWKGNLDTLMKPVDSVKYYKLLLRNAMMAMDPKTGYVKAWVGGINYEHFKYDQVKMGTRQVGSTAKPFTYSVAIENGYSPCYQVLNEPVTIEVPGSAPWTPKSGGTLPGYITLQKALAFSQNYIAAYLMKQVGPTAVATLAKRMGITSNVPAYPSIALGSFDASVFDMVGAYSVFANKGVWTQPTYILRIEDKNGVVLFSQTPQKHPAMNEDVAYVMTRMLEGVVKTGYGYGLISKYGLKNPIGGKTGTTQNNSDGWFVGITPDLVAGVWTGCEDRAFHFISTREGEGSKTAMPIFGGFLKKVYANPKLKVGKGDFEVPKSGVSITYDCNQYQQQQTDTTELDKKLGF
- the uvrC gene encoding excinuclease ABC subunit UvrC: MSIFDYKKALADIPHKPGVYQYWDQEDTLIYIGKAKDLRNRVGSYFNQDNQMNGKTRVLVSKIRKITFTIVDTEIDAWLLENSLIKKHQPRYNIMLKDDKTYPWIIIKKEPFPRLYWTRKMIKDGSTYFGPYASVGMMHTILDLIKETYPLRTCNLPLTDENIHAGKFKVCLEYQIGNCKGPCQAYQSDEDYDQSIAEIKDILNGKIGNVIKDVKLVIKKAVDELNFEYAHQYQKKLLVLEKYQSKSTVVNSSITNVDVVSIASDERYAFVNYLKIMNGSIIQTQTIEIKKRLDESDEELLTLAITEFRTKFSSTSREIIVPFDIKLKDENLKFTVPKLGEKKNLLELSHKNVLFFRREKLNQYEKLNPDLRSERILTQMQKDLMLTQLPVHIECFDNSNFQGAYPVSAIVVFKDAKPSKKDYRHFNVKTVEGPNDFATMEEAVYRRYKRMLEEEESLPQLIIIDGGKGQLSSAVSSLKKLGIEHKVTVIGIAKRLEELYYPGDSYPLHLDKKSETLKVIQQLRDEAHRFGITFHRKKRDQGTLKTELEDIPGIGKTTADKLLRQFKSVKKIREATEAELENVLNKAQVKTLLAHFAPKTT
- the gldN gene encoding gliding motility protein GldN, giving the protein MKQFLYLIILLFVGTGVFAQSKPVKPIVSQRPKVKPTKSAPATDAVTVPATDAAKPAPETAVPINTPVVSTPAVNTPVVNTPAVNTPSVNAPVATTAAAATTPLLKKSKIKTPPKDGFFARKDVDSSVMVPYADVREEDVFYSKRIWREIDLRDTINSVLNTESSKLIEILLEAIGNEELTAYSPKDTTAGKVLEDNDSFKIALTSAEALRNARGTSEGEADEKGKIGDPVLKRLRADEFLKYRIKEDWILDVKRSIFEPRIVGLAPMKMVEGNWQPVFWIYYDEARTILSKKKLQDPSNDASVLTFDDFFVRRLFSSNIVKETNPANKTIVEILNQTDPKDPRKLYESERIKKGMADYEQSLWEY